GTCTTTCTCAGTTACTGTCTTTCGCCTAGCTCTGATTGCATACATTCCAGCTTCAGTGCACACACTTCTTATATCAGCTCCTGCAGAAACCAAATACTTGAAAGTTAGAAAAATAGAAAAGCGAGTATGTGAGAGAGATGTCTACTGGTTGAGATCATTTACCGGTTGAGTTTGGGCAGAGGCGAGCAAGGAGTTCAAAACGGATGTCTCTCTCGCAGTTCATGGTTCTTGTGTGAATCTTGAAGATCTGCGTTCTGCTCTCCAGATCAGGCAAACCAAACTCAACCTTACGGTCAAGACGTCCAGGACGTAAAAGAGCAGGGTCCAGCGTGTCAGGCCTGGAATATTATACATACAGAAATAACCAATGAGTAAAACTGTGTTGTTTAGTTTACTTAAGACTGGTCATGGAATTGTGGACTGACCTGTTTGTTGCCATAAGAACCTTGATGTTACCACGTGCGTCAAACCCATCAAGCTGATTCACGATCTCAAGCATAGTACGCTGGACTTCGTTGTCACCTCCCACACCGTCGTCAAATCTTGCACCACCGATGGCATCAACTTCATCAAAGAACACAATGCATGCTTTTTTGGACCGTGCCATCTGCAAAGCGAGCAACGTAAATAACGtttcagaatatatatatatcttggcTAAGACAAAACACAGTAATGTTGACAAATTGATTACCTGGAACAGTTCACGAACCATCCTAGCACCTTCACCGACATACTTCTGAACAAGCTCACTACCAATAACCCTTATAAAGCAAGCATCGGTTCTGTTGGCAACAGCTCTAGCCAACAGGGTTTTACCGGTACCAGGAGGACCGTAGCAGAGAACTCCCTTGGGAGGATCGATTCCAAGCTTCACAAACTTCTCTGGGTGAAGCATTGGCAATTCAACGACCTATAATCAACAAATACAACATAACTTTTAATATTCTCTTTCTTGGAAAAACTATACCACAACAATAAGCTTATAACTACAGGCGAGGAGATAAGATAATGACACAGGATGATGAGACTGTAAGTGACGTTAGTttgttatgtcttttatctttcttttaatatttgatattgCAAATAATTAAATTGTCAAATGCTCTGTTCCAGAGATAAAAGGATAAGAGTATCACATGTTCTCCTTTCAAGTTATGTAGTTGGTTCAACAATTGTAGGAATGTGTAGTTCCATATCCaatataaatagaaaacaaaacaaagaaaaaggcAGACTGAATTTGCCAAAAGaaacttttgttttgtatttgtatttgtgTCTACACAAATCTCTTAGCTTTGAGGAGGGACCTATCCTATCACAGGAAGATGACAAAGTTCAACATACCTCCCGCATCTTCTCGATCTGCTCCTTGCAGCCACCAACGTCATTGTAAGTAACATCAGGTTTCTCTTCAACAGTCATCATGGTGACACTAGGATCGATCTTTGGAGGTAGAGGAATCTGAATCTGATACTTATTCCTATCAActctgttaattttttttttgtcagttatCATTCAAATGATAAAAGGGACTAAACAACAAGAGAAATATACGTAGAAGGCAGAAGGAACTGATAACTAAACAAGAGACAATCTCAGTGAGTTGATAAACAGTAAACATACCCCACTCGCATGCCTTCTTCAATATCAGTAGGAGAAACTTTATCACCAAGACCAACGACAAACTACAATTAAGGATCAAAACAAAAC
This Brassica napus cultivar Da-Ae chromosome C6, Da-Ae, whole genome shotgun sequence DNA region includes the following protein-coding sequences:
- the LOC106367653 gene encoding 26S proteasome regulatory subunit 7 homolog A; the protein is MTRDIEDEIRDEKNPRPLDEDDIALLKTYGLGPYSAPIKKVEKEIKELAKKINDLCGIKESDTGLAPPSQWDLVSDKQMMQEEQPLQVARCTKIISPNTEDAKYVINVKQIAKFVVGLGDKVSPTDIEEGMRVGVDRNKYQIQIPLPPKIDPSVTMMTVEEKPDVTYNDVGGCKEQIEKMREVVELPMLHPEKFVKLGIDPPKGVLCYGPPGTGKTLLARAVANRTDACFIRVIGSELVQKYVGEGARMVRELFQMARSKKACIVFFDEVDAIGGARFDDGVGGDNEVQRTMLEIVNQLDGFDARGNIKVLMATNRPDTLDPALLRPGRLDRKVEFGLPDLESRTQIFKIHTRTMNCERDIRFELLARLCPNSTGADIRSVCTEAGMYAIRARRKTVTEKDFLDAVNKVIKGYQKFSATPKYMVYN